CTGCAGGTCACTGTGTAACAGCAGTAGATCTGGCTGCCTCGGGTATAAACATGACAAGATTGGACGAGATTCAGACATTGATGGATTACTCCAAACCCTTGCTTGATATTCTGAGCTCGCTTGGCTCGGATGAAGACAAAGTGATTCTTGTTGCTCATAGCATGGGAGGCATACCCGTTGCCATGGTTGCGGACATATTCCCTAGTAAGATTGCTGCTATTGTCTTCGTGTCATCGTTCATGCCCGACACAAGAAACCCACCTGCTTATGTTCTAGAAAATGTAAGTAAATTAGATTACTTGTGCAGCACGGTTTAGATTCTTTCCAAGTGATTCTGATATCTGACTGAAATCTGCAGCTGTCCACAAGCAGTAGTACACAAATGGAATGGTTGGACACTGTGACTGGATTCTACGGGAGACCTGATCGTCCTCTACGGTTCGCTCTTGTGGGACCGAAGTCCATGGCCAAATATGCCTATCAATTATCACCTCTTGAGGTATGACTCGATGCTTTTCAAGCCCGATTGGGACTGATTGCTAGTTGTTGATTGTTTTTTGTGGCGTGATAGGACCTTGTATTGGCGACAATGTTGGTGAGAGCAAACCCAGTAGTTACAAACAATCTGGCAGGGACAAAAAGCTTTAGTGAGGAAAGGTACGGATCTGTTACACGTATCTACATCATATGTGGAGAGGATAATATGATACCAGGAGATTACCAGCGTTGGATGATCAGCAATTTTCCTGTAAAAGAAGTAATGGAGATCAAAGATGCAGATCATATGGTAATGTTCTCCAAGACTCAAGAACTATGTGCTCGTCTCTTGGGGATTGCTGATAAATATGCGTAAGATCATATGGCAATTTTCCTGCAAGTTAGTATAAACATTCAGCTTCCATTATATAAGCCAAATGTTAGTGACCTTAAGAAACTTatttatctaatctattaaaacagagtcttatttttatctacttaaaaaaatgttttaaaaatttggaccTTTTCAAGTTTGTTACTATATCGCATATATTTTGGATCCTTTACTTGCTGCATTAATAATAGAACCAAATTacttaaactaaaccaaaatataatctATTACAACCATccaaaattaaactaaaactaaaccgATAGGTTTTTACTATTAAAAGAATAATACAGTAACTCAATTGGACATTATGTTagtataatatatgttaaatatattttctaaacacaacatgtaaatataaattatcttaaacatatttttttctataatataaataaataaaattttaaaatatattatatgcaaaatgtataaattataaaacaaaaaaaattgaaggaagtttctttatttgattatttcatatttttaatttttttgtacctaactcgaaaatatattagtaagtaataaaaatcaataacaaagtaaaaTGTTTGAaacaaatcattatatattaataaaatcaaataaaaatataaacaataatattatatagttatataatataaacaataaaatattagttatacatttaaaacatttttaataatataaaatacatatataaatagaaaaaatatccgcacgaacgtgcgggttTAAATCTAGTTTAAACTTACACTACTGAGTGAGAAAACTAACAAgtcaatatatttttagtgaTTGTTAAGAAGCTTATTAATGATTCATTGATTTCATTCTATCTTATGtgatactaggtgattttcccgtgctcatgcacgggtacaaatatttataaattaaatatgttacaatagttgattgttatttaattttaattttgaattaatttataatttgtatgcataatttatactaataatattatattattttaatcagacataagattttaaataagttatcatttgggtatattggattgcatcaatcaatttctctaaattcaactaatattttttattttaaatatatgaaaattatgattatttgcttttactttggttgttatcttagatatgtaaatatatttgaggaaattatgtataacttaagatatattgtgcttagaatgaagtaaaaataaactaaatatttgattccaaattacaaaattaaactatatgttgatttttaaaataaaatattagaaagtaaaacGATAATCAATTGGAAGTTACTTACATAGGTAACTAATACTTTTTGGAatctcatgaacacatatcaatatttacaataactaaaatatttaaataacacatatcaatatttacaataactaaaatatttaaataattttatgtcatatatatatattaaatggtaaactgaaatttatgcaaataatcctaaaaatgagaattcagatttgcgttggtattttgattatggttatattaactgtgacaaacataaaacataaaatttaatattaaaaacatttttaataatgataatatataatatatctaccttgttaaattatatagtgttatgttaatttaaaatattttaattatttgatcaaaagttaattttactttatttttaatatctctttaaaataaacagtttattttttgtgattgtattttagaaatcatatcatataagtaaaatataatttatagattacgaaatcacattatatacaaatatatattttcatctaagaaaatatagatataaataaatattttattacttcaaaagtatattttatgttatttaaaatagtcttaaatggaatatttctattttgtgaaatttccttttttttatgaaatcatattatataaatatatattttcgtttttaatttttaaaaaaaaactttataaatgtttcctttttattatatatgttatttggaaaaatttaaaaggaaactaaataaaaatttcaataatagtatctaaatgtaattttttaattcattaagggtatcagcgtaatcaaccatcgtgagagttaacgtgagcgcgacacataggaaactgacttctcaaataatattatagagatatattcatatatattaaaatagaatcaattttatattactaaaccaaatataatataaaaatatacataatatttgaatgttacgaaaataaagataatataaattcaattatgatattatcattaaattttttaattactcTCAAGATAATGATAGTGATATCAGCTAAACtactaaaattatttgttaaaattaagaattgaacataaaatatgacttatcctaaaattatggagaacatGAAAAATCAGCAAAATATTGAAATTACTAACTGAAATTATTGAAACAATtgacaaataagtaaaaaaCCCAAAACTATGAAGAAGTTGACACATAAACAAAtcacttataaatatttttgaattttttacaaactgtttaaaaaattatcacaATGAGTGATTTGAATCTttgattgtgttaaaaaaatatcttaaaaaatatatgattcattctatcttatgtgatatatatatatatattaaaatagaatcggtttatattactaaaccaaatacaatataaatatagataatattttaatgttactaaaataaagataatataaattcaattatgatattatcattacaatttttaattactctcaagataatgataatgataaattatcaagtaaacta
The DNA window shown above is from Raphanus sativus cultivar WK10039 unplaced genomic scaffold, ASM80110v3 Scaffold0400, whole genome shotgun sequence and carries:
- the LOC108846662 gene encoding putative methylesterase 19 isoform X1, producing MEKEIQKRFVLVHGLCHGAWTWYKLKMQLEAAGHCVTAVDLAASDKVILVAHSMGGIPVAMVADIFPSKIAAIVFVSSFMPDTRNPPAYVLENLSTSSSTQMEWLDTVTGFYGRPDRPLRFALVGPKSMAKYAYQLSPLEDLVLATMLVRANPVVTNNLAGTKSFSEERYGSVTRIYIICGEDNMIPGDYQRWMISNFPVKEVMEIKDADHMVMFSKTQELCARLLGIADKYA
- the LOC108846662 gene encoding putative methylesterase 19 isoform X3, producing MEKEIQKRFVLVHGLCHGAWTWYKLKMQLEAAGHCVTAVDLAASGINMTRLDEIQTLMDYSKPLLDILSSLGSDEDKVILVAHSMGGIPVAMVADIFPSKIAAIVFVSSFMPDTRNPPAYVLENLSTSSSTQMEWLDTVTGFYGRPDRPLRFALVGPKSMAKYAYQLSPLEDLVLATMLVRANPVVTNNLAGTKSFSEERYGSVTRIYIICGEDNMIPGDYQRWMISNFPVKEVMEIKDADHMVMFSKTQELCARLLGIADKYA
- the LOC108846662 gene encoding putative methylesterase 19 isoform X2, with translation MEKEIQKRFVLVHGLCHGAWTWYKLKMQLEAAGHCVTAVDLAASGINMTRLDEIQTLMDYSKPLLDILSSLGSDEDKVILVAHSMGGIPVAMVADIFPSKIAAIVFVSSFMPDTRNPPAYVLENDLVLATMLVRANPVVTNNLAGTKSFSEERYGSVTRIYIICGEDNMIPGDYQRWMISNFPVKEVMEIKDADHMVMFSKTQELCARLLGIADKYA
- the LOC108846662 gene encoding putative methylesterase 19 isoform X4, whose product is MGFATARGLGTSMGGIPVAMVADIFPSKIAAIVFVSSFMPDTRNPPAYVLENLSTSSSTQMEWLDTVTGFYGRPDRPLRFALVGPKSMAKYAYQLSPLEDLVLATMLVRANPVVTNNLAGTKSFSEERYGSVTRIYIICGEDNMIPGDYQRWMISNFPVKEVMEIKDADHMVMFSKTQELCARLLGIADKYA